One stretch of Eupeodes corollae chromosome 2, idEupCoro1.1, whole genome shotgun sequence DNA includes these proteins:
- the LOC129948179 gene encoding uncharacterized protein LOC129948179: MKLFLCLVVLVFAAVNAETPEAEASQAKAVILVQSAPQLLKPKPLAPYKPLPLKVVKPKAILISSPPQPLRPKPTLAPYKKIAIKVVPIPTPARKPVNIQKGAAGASWWG; the protein is encoded by the exons ATGAag cttttCTTATGCTTGGTGGTATTGGTGTTTGCGGCAGTCAACGCAGAGACTCCGGAAGCAGAGGCCTCCCAGGCTAAAGCAGTGATTCTCGTACAATCGGCACCACAACTCTTGAAGCCAAAACCATTGGCTCCATACAAGCCACTACCTCTTAAAGTAGTGAAGCCCAAAGCAATACTTATATCAAGTCCACCACAACCTTTGAGACCAAAGCCAACATTAGctccatacaaaaaaatagcaatTAAGGTTGTTCCAATTCCAACTCCAGCACGCAAGCCCGTTAATATCCAAAAAGGCGCAGCCGGTGCATCGTGGTGGGGATAA